From Chryseotalea sp. WA131a:
GTCTCGGTGTTAGGCCTTTCAGAGGAGAGATTGAAAAGAGTCGTTTCTTTGGTTCGCTATAAATATTATGATGATGAATTCCGTTCGGAATGGGGTGTCCCTAAGATCAGTAAGGCAATGCGAAGTGATGATGAATTCTCTAATCGTCTAATTGACTTTTTTATTAATGGACGTAACTCAGAGATAGGAGCTGATATCCCTTTGTATTATATGAGGAATTTTAAGTTGAAAGAGAACTCATTCATTAAGGATTTACAAAATTATAATTATGTAGAACGTATTTTGAATGACAATGAAATTCAAGGCAAGTATTCTAATGAAGTTGGAGCTCATGTAGAAAAAATAATTGGACAGCGACTTGAAAAATTCAAATTAGATAGAAACCCCAATTTGAAATACGAAGTTCAAAAAGAATTTCCTTTACTGAACAAGAACGTTGATTTTTTGATACCGAGCGTTGCATCACCAGTTATACTGATTGAATCATCGTACAATATTACAACTGGCAGCGCTCAATCAAAAAGAGCAGATCAACTAGTTGAGTTTTTTGGCATACTACATAAGCACAACTCAAACCATAGAAAGAACAAGATATTAATGGTTAATTATTGTGATGGGTTCGGCTGGGTAGGAAGGCAAAACGATTTAAGTAGGATTTACGAAGCAAGCCATTTTGTGTTTAATCAAAAATCACTGCATGTTCTTGATGATGTGTTGACTGAGTATTATCCAAATAAATAGCGGGTGACTCTAACAATGAGTTTTGATAAGCAGCTTCGGCTAAACGTGAAGCCACAAATTCAACTACGGGTATGGCAACGGTATTGCCCAGCAGGTCAAAGGCGTTAGATTCATTGGTCGGAATTTCGTACCATTCTGGAAAGCCGAATAACCTAAGACCCTCTCTGATTGTTAATCTTCTTAAACCTCTTCCATCAGGAACCGCCAAACGTGAAACATCTGTTGCTACCAAAGTAGGGGCGATATCGTTTGGATCTAGGATTTTATTTATTTCAAAGCTTAATTTTCCAGTTACGATGTTATATCCTTTTGGCTTTGTTTCATCTGTTACCCTAAATGATTTAACCCCACTTTTAGTTTTTTCTTTAACCAGTTTTTTAGGGTGTTCGAACTTGATGTACCCTTTTTTAGTTAAATCAGTCAACATCCTTTTTAGTTCAACTTTTGAGCAATTATAAAATGTCTGTATTTGCTCTAAGGTCAGCGGCATACCATCCATCCAATCAATTCCGATTTCTTTTGCCCATTGCTTTTTCCTTCGTTCTTTAAAAAGTTGATTTAGAAGAACATTTTGCTCTTCCGTTACTTCTCCCTTAAGGCTAATATCCCAACTGTGAATATTGTTATCACCGCCACGCTTATCTTTGATGGATTTCCCGTACAAATCTTTAATAGAAAAATGAGATGACAGCTTATCAATGAATTCAGATTTCATCGGCTTAAGTCCTTTTTCTAAAACACTATTCAAGGTCTTAAATTGAGGGATGTGGCCACTCAGGTCAACCTTGCTATTTTTTGTGCCTACAATAAAAATCCTTTTTCTGGACTGCGGGAGACCAAATTCTAAAGAATCAAAAACGCTCCACGAAACTTGATAACCCAAATCTATTTCCAAAGAATGCAGAATAGTAGAAAGCGTTCTTCCAATTTCATCATTAGCATTTTGTAAATCATGCTTGACCAACCCTTCCACGTTCTCCAAAATGAATCCAGAAGGATTTTTGTGTTTTAAAATGCGCTCTATTTCAAAGAAAAGAGTTCCCCGTGTATCGAAGAAACCTTGCCTTTTTCCGCTTGCGCTGAAAGGTTGACAAGGAAACCCACCTAGTAGAAAATCAAAATCCGGAATAAATTCATTTCTTATTTCAAAAATATCGCCAGCAAAAAAATCATTTTTAAAATTGTGTTTGAGTGTCTTTACAGCGTAGGGCTTGATTTCCGAAGTCATCACGCATTCGGTTTCGTAACCTAAATTTTTAAAAACATTTTCAAACCCAAGTCGTATGCCACCGAGGCCAGCAAACAAATCAATAAATTTTATCTTACCTTTTTTCATGTGTCAATTTTTTATAAAGGGCATCAGATTCTGCTGCTGTAAGGAAAGTACTTTCATATTCTTCGAATTCAAGCTTACTGCAACCGATCACTGATAAGCACTGAATAAAAAATGAAGCACTAAATGTGCCTCTACTTATTTTGCTGTCGATACTCGACTTTGTTTCGTCAATCCCAATTTGCTTTAACAAAAGAGCTAAATTTGAATTTGATACACCCCTTTTTATAAGCTCGGATTTGAGTAGTCGTTTAGCCCGATTGTTCCAATCTAACATGGTTGTTAAGTTATGAGTTTGCGATATTATATATAAATTGTCATTTATGCAAATTATGCATCGTATTTGATAATTGATCAAACGCAAAATGCGAAGTAAAAGCATATTTAAAGTAGGATTATGAAAGATTAAATCGATACAAAAGCCGTTTTAAATAAACCTAACTTCGACCAACATGCGATTTTTATTCTTACCGCTGGCCATCGCTGTCAGCTCTATCCTATCTGCTCAATCAACGTACACCACTTTTCCAATTCACCAGATAAAATCAATTGACCCTTCGCAAACTGATTTTGGCGACCTAGAGCCCTTAAAAGAAGTTCTTAAAGATAAAAGAATTGTTTTGCTTGGCGAGCAATCGCATGGCGAGGGGGCAACGTTTGAAGCCAAAGTCAGACTTATAAAATTTCTACATGAACAACTAGGTTTTAACGTTTTGAGTTTTGAAAGTGGGCTTTACGATAATTACAAAGCGAATGAATTGTTAAATTCAAACCCTTCGATTAATCCTCTCAAACAAAGTGTATTCGACATCTGGTCAGAGTCGAAAGAGTTTGTGCCGCTGCTCGAATACATTAACACGCAGCGCAAGAGTTCAACTCCTTTACTCGTAAGTGGTTTCGATTGTCAGGCCGATAATCTCTTCAAAGAAAATTATTTGTTGGACTTAAAAGAGCTTTTAAAGGATTCGCAATCTTTAACTGAGTCAGACTATCAAGCTCTACAAGAAGTGATTGAAGGTGATGCAGAATTTGTGGCCAGTGATGCTGCCGATTCCGCCCGTTTTTTCACTTCAGCACAAAGAATTTTGAAAGCGTTTGATACGCTTCCCGGCAAAGAAACAATACATGCTAAAGTAATGCACCAAGTGTTGATCAGTTGGTTGGCGATGGTTCAATACGAGATTGAAATGATGAATGGCAAAGAGATAAAAGTCCAGAATCCGCGCGATTTGCAAATGGCAAAAAATCTAATTTTCCTTTCTACGCTTTATCCCGATAGCAAAATCATTTGTTGGGGCGCCACCTATCATTTTGCAAATCAAATTCAATTGCACCGAGCCACAATCTTAACCAAAACATTTGTTCATAGGTTGGATAGTTTAGAAAAAAATCACGAACCGACCGATTTTGATAAGTTGCTGGAAGGCGCTGTTCCAATGGGACAAGTGTTAAAAAATCATTTTGGCGACAACGTTTATAGTCTAGCCTTTTCATCTTTTGAGGGAAGTTTTGGAATGCTTGGCTTTCCACCCAAATCGCTCAAGCCGATTGAGCCGCCTGTTGGTAGCATAGAGAGCCACTTGGCCAATAGCAAATACGACTTCTCTTTTGTTGACTATAGT
This genomic window contains:
- the dcm gene encoding DNA (cytosine-5-)-methyltransferase; this translates as MKKGKIKFIDLFAGLGGIRLGFENVFKNLGYETECVMTSEIKPYAVKTLKHNFKNDFFAGDIFEIRNEFIPDFDFLLGGFPCQPFSASGKRQGFFDTRGTLFFEIERILKHKNPSGFILENVEGLVKHDLQNANDEIGRTLSTILHSLEIDLGYQVSWSVFDSLEFGLPQSRKRIFIVGTKNSKVDLSGHIPQFKTLNSVLEKGLKPMKSEFIDKLSSHFSIKDLYGKSIKDKRGGDNNIHSWDISLKGEVTEEQNVLLNQLFKERRKKQWAKEIGIDWMDGMPLTLEQIQTFYNCSKVELKRMLTDLTKKGYIKFEHPKKLVKEKTKSGVKSFRVTDETKPKGYNIVTGKLSFEINKILDPNDIAPTLVATDVSRLAVPDGRGLRRLTIREGLRLFGFPEWYEIPTNESNAFDLLGNTVAIPVVEFVASRLAEAAYQNSLLESPAIYLDNTQSTHHQEHAVIFD